Proteins co-encoded in one Burkholderia ambifaria AMMD genomic window:
- a CDS encoding ABC transporter ATP-binding protein — protein MTVPTGLIDAQQITRRDASSGKTLLTPTDFSLAAGSRIAITGASGSGKSVLLRALALLDPLDGGHILWRGKRIRRGAIPGYRRRVAYVRQRPAQMDRTVEAQLRYPYSLAIYRDATFDRARAEALAARAGRGADFLDKRASELSGGEAQIAALLRVLQLDPDVLLLDEPTSALDPESTRAIEALVGAWFDAAPDARAYMWISHDPAQAARIGTMLLVMQAGVLHAARATQAAQ, from the coding sequence ATGACCGTCCCTACCGGCCTCATCGATGCGCAACAGATCACGCGCCGCGACGCCAGCAGCGGCAAGACGTTGCTGACGCCGACCGACTTCAGCCTCGCCGCGGGATCGCGAATTGCTATCACGGGAGCGTCGGGTTCCGGCAAGAGCGTGCTGCTGCGCGCGCTCGCGTTGCTCGATCCGCTCGATGGCGGTCACATCCTGTGGCGCGGCAAGCGCATCCGGCGCGGCGCGATTCCGGGCTACCGGCGCCGTGTCGCGTACGTGCGCCAGCGGCCCGCGCAAATGGACAGGACCGTCGAAGCGCAATTGCGCTACCCGTACTCGCTCGCGATCTATCGCGACGCGACGTTCGACCGTGCGCGCGCCGAAGCGCTCGCGGCGCGCGCCGGTCGCGGCGCCGACTTCCTCGACAAGCGTGCGAGCGAACTGTCGGGCGGCGAAGCGCAGATCGCCGCGCTGCTGCGCGTGCTGCAGCTCGATCCCGACGTGCTGCTGCTCGACGAGCCGACGTCCGCGCTCGACCCCGAGTCGACGCGCGCGATCGAAGCGCTCGTCGGCGCGTGGTTCGACGCGGCGCCCGACGCGCGCGCGTACATGTGGATCTCGCACGATCCGGCGCAGGCCGCACGAATCGGCACGATGCTGCTCGTGATGCAGGCCGGCGTACTGCACGCCGCGCGCGCGACGCAGGCGGCGCAATGA
- a CDS encoding ABC transporter permease, with protein sequence MSPSLQELSLVDVGIAAGLVAVNGAISAALSLGLGRKLALAAVRTVVQLLAIGYVLGWVFGHPHWSVVLPITALMTLIAGFAGAGRGKHAYRGQRVDSIASIWFSSWFVAAIGLFVVIRIHPWYTPQYVIPILGMILGNTLTGVSLGVERMMEELTARRDRVETALALGATRWEAAQDAARQAVRAGMLPTLNQMAVVGVVSLPGMMTGQVLAGQSPLQAVRYQIVIMFLIAAASALGTVGAVLMTYRRLFSADHRFLASRLEERTP encoded by the coding sequence ATGAGCCCGTCGTTGCAGGAGCTGAGTCTCGTCGACGTCGGCATCGCCGCCGGCCTCGTCGCGGTCAACGGCGCGATTTCGGCCGCGCTGTCGCTCGGCCTCGGGCGCAAGCTCGCGCTCGCTGCCGTGCGCACCGTCGTGCAGCTGCTCGCGATCGGCTACGTGCTCGGCTGGGTGTTCGGCCATCCGCACTGGAGCGTCGTGCTGCCGATCACCGCGCTGATGACGTTGATCGCCGGCTTTGCGGGCGCCGGTCGCGGCAAGCATGCGTATCGCGGACAACGCGTCGACAGCATCGCGTCGATCTGGTTCAGCAGCTGGTTCGTCGCGGCGATCGGCCTGTTCGTCGTGATCCGCATTCATCCGTGGTACACGCCGCAATATGTGATCCCGATCCTCGGGATGATCCTCGGCAATACGCTGACGGGCGTGTCGCTCGGCGTCGAGCGGATGATGGAGGAACTGACCGCGCGGCGCGACCGCGTCGAGACCGCACTCGCGCTCGGCGCAACGCGCTGGGAAGCCGCGCAGGACGCCGCGCGCCAGGCCGTGCGCGCAGGCATGCTGCCGACGCTCAACCAGATGGCCGTGGTCGGCGTCGTGAGCCTGCCGGGGATGATGACGGGTCAGGTGCTGGCCGGCCAGTCGCCGCTGCAGGCCGTGCGCTATCAGATCGTGATCATGTTCCTGATCGCCGCGGCATCCGCGCTCGGTACCGTCGGCGCGGTGCTGATGACGTATCGCCGGCTGTTCTCGGCCGATCACCGCTTTCTCGCGTCGCGGCTAGAGGAGCGCACGCCGTGA
- a CDS encoding PliI family lysozyme inhibitor of I-type lysozyme, whose protein sequence is MKHRMRALLSAAAFVAAHAQAADDCSFVKKVELPSRQQTAVVSSGALEPCSTGSYAVRVYSTAHAAPGFDTDDYVTGVLHARDGTVADAFTADLGARAPQALVVTTRSAGSGGYVGAQAYVTTPRAVRLVASVDGLAPDADVTAALRQALGKRRAAR, encoded by the coding sequence ATGAAACATCGCATGCGCGCGCTGCTGTCGGCCGCTGCGTTCGTCGCCGCCCATGCGCAGGCGGCCGACGATTGCAGCTTCGTGAAAAAAGTCGAGCTGCCGTCACGGCAGCAGACGGCCGTCGTGTCGAGCGGCGCGCTCGAACCGTGCTCGACGGGCAGCTATGCGGTGCGCGTGTATTCGACCGCGCATGCGGCGCCCGGCTTCGATACGGACGACTACGTGACGGGCGTGCTGCATGCGCGCGACGGCACCGTCGCCGATGCGTTTACCGCGGATCTCGGCGCACGTGCGCCGCAGGCGCTCGTCGTCACGACGCGCTCGGCCGGCAGCGGCGGTTATGTCGGTGCGCAGGCCTATGTGACGACGCCGCGTGCGGTGCGGCTCGTCGCGTCGGTCGACGGGCTGGCGCCCGATGCCGATGTGACGGCCGCGTTGCGTCAGGCGCTCGGAAAGCGCCGCGCGGCGCGCTGA
- a CDS encoding DUF6013 family protein: MSQRSLSVAASWSAVFVAACVSASVFAAPPVKGSLKGGGTGQLEYTVKVDSKTFGNTQETRKIRSGETDDFNWKSVPPSGAVAMPDGCPNADNLPRDANGAMVRQTQVRLAPSVDAKGNANVQMSFQAAAPKGTRNASAGGKSLQCPDVVSVSQVKWVSLSTNGGSKTVTMSDGTRVTVSIKH; encoded by the coding sequence ATGAGCCAACGCAGCTTGTCAGTCGCCGCATCGTGGTCGGCCGTGTTCGTGGCGGCGTGCGTCAGCGCGAGCGTATTCGCGGCGCCGCCGGTCAAGGGCAGCCTGAAGGGCGGCGGGACAGGGCAGCTCGAATACACCGTCAAGGTCGACTCGAAGACCTTCGGCAATACGCAGGAGACCCGCAAGATCCGCTCGGGCGAAACGGACGACTTCAACTGGAAGTCGGTGCCGCCGAGCGGCGCGGTCGCGATGCCGGACGGTTGCCCGAACGCCGACAACCTGCCGCGCGACGCGAACGGCGCGATGGTGCGCCAGACCCAGGTGCGGCTCGCGCCGTCGGTCGACGCGAAGGGGAACGCGAACGTCCAGATGAGCTTCCAGGCGGCCGCGCCGAAAGGCACGCGCAACGCGAGCGCGGGCGGCAAGTCGCTGCAATGCCCGGACGTCGTGTCGGTGAGCCAGGTCAAGTGGGTGTCGCTTTCGACCAATGGCGGTTCGAAGACGGTCACGATGAGCGACGGCACCAGGGTGACGGTGTCGATCAAGCACTGA
- a CDS encoding zinc-binding alcohol dehydrogenase family protein: MKAVGLTRYLPIDDPQALLDVELPQPVPGPRDLLVKVEAISVNPVDTKVRAPKAQIEEVPRVLGWDAAGTVVAVGAEVTLFRPGDEVFYAGSITRAGANSEFHTVDERIVARKPRTLDFAASAALPLTALTAWEALFDRLRVSPQGADAGKSVLIIGGAGGVGSIAIQLAKTLGKLRVIATASRPASTEWVRSLGADDVVDHFGDLPAQLHDIGHPEVDYVLIFNDTDHHFPAAAEVIRPQGGICTIVENAKPVPVELLKAKSAAFHWEFMFTRAMFETPDMIEQHKILSEVARLVDGGTLRTTVGEQLGTINAANVRRAHQLLEGGRAIGKLVLSGF; this comes from the coding sequence ATGAAAGCCGTTGGACTGACCCGTTACCTGCCGATCGACGACCCGCAGGCGCTGCTCGACGTGGAACTGCCGCAACCGGTGCCGGGCCCGCGCGACCTGCTCGTGAAGGTCGAGGCGATTTCCGTGAACCCGGTCGACACCAAGGTGCGCGCGCCGAAGGCGCAGATCGAGGAAGTACCGCGCGTGCTCGGCTGGGACGCGGCGGGCACGGTCGTCGCGGTCGGTGCCGAGGTCACGCTGTTTCGGCCCGGCGACGAGGTGTTCTACGCGGGCAGCATCACGCGCGCCGGCGCGAACAGCGAATTCCACACGGTCGACGAGCGCATCGTCGCACGCAAGCCGCGCACGCTCGATTTCGCGGCGTCGGCCGCGCTGCCGCTCACCGCGCTGACCGCGTGGGAGGCGCTGTTCGACCGGCTGCGCGTGTCGCCGCAGGGCGCGGACGCGGGCAAGTCGGTGCTGATCATCGGCGGCGCGGGCGGCGTGGGGTCGATCGCGATCCAGCTCGCGAAGACGCTCGGCAAGCTGCGCGTGATCGCGACCGCGTCGCGCCCGGCGTCGACCGAATGGGTGCGCTCGCTCGGCGCGGACGACGTGGTCGACCATTTCGGCGATCTGCCCGCGCAGTTGCATGACATCGGCCATCCGGAGGTCGACTACGTGCTGATCTTCAACGACACGGACCATCATTTCCCGGCCGCGGCGGAAGTCATCCGGCCGCAGGGCGGCATCTGCACGATCGTCGAGAACGCCAAGCCGGTGCCGGTCGAACTGCTGAAGGCGAAGAGCGCGGCGTTTCACTGGGAGTTCATGTTCACGCGCGCGATGTTCGAGACGCCGGACATGATCGAGCAGCACAAGATCCTGAGCGAGGTCGCGCGGCTCGTCGACGGCGGCACGCTGCGCACGACCGTCGGCGAGCAGCTCGGCACGATCAACGCGGCGAACGTGCGGCGCGCGCATCAATTGCTCGAGGGCGGGCGCGCGATCGGCAAGCTGGTGCTGAGCGGCTTCTGA
- a CDS encoding LysR family transcriptional regulator has translation MSADPIPAPDKPLDLLDVGLFVRAALLANVTAAGREFGVSAAVASARIAQLERQLGARLLHRTTRRISLTQDGEVFMARAEALLSAADAARASVGHGRSEPYGRLKVSMSSSFGRQHVAPVIPAFLRRYPSVSLDLRLSDEIVDLVDDGYDVAIRLGALKDSTLVARKLAANRRVLCCSPAYLAEHGTPRHPADLAQHECVILGDQRDWSFVTPQGPLTVRVGGRLVASNGEAIREALVDGFGIAIKSTWDVGPLLADGTLVTVLDDYPFAQDVAIWAVYPSRAHVPLKTLAFIAFLAEHFGDPPYWDRADER, from the coding sequence ATGAGTGCCGATCCGATTCCGGCCCCCGACAAGCCGCTCGACCTGCTCGACGTCGGCCTGTTCGTGCGCGCCGCGCTGCTCGCGAACGTGACGGCCGCCGGGCGCGAGTTCGGCGTGTCGGCCGCGGTCGCCAGCGCGCGCATCGCGCAGCTCGAGCGCCAGCTCGGCGCGCGATTGCTGCACCGCACCACCCGCCGCATCAGCCTCACGCAGGACGGCGAGGTCTTCATGGCCCGGGCCGAGGCGCTGCTGTCGGCCGCCGACGCCGCGCGGGCGTCGGTCGGCCACGGCCGCAGCGAGCCGTATGGACGGCTGAAGGTGTCGATGTCGTCGTCGTTCGGCCGCCAGCACGTCGCGCCCGTGATTCCCGCGTTCCTGCGCCGCTACCCGTCCGTGTCGCTGGACCTGCGGCTCTCCGACGAGATCGTCGATCTCGTCGACGACGGCTACGACGTCGCGATCCGCCTCGGCGCGCTGAAGGATTCGACGCTGGTCGCGCGCAAGCTCGCCGCGAACCGGCGCGTGCTGTGTTGCTCGCCCGCGTATCTCGCCGAACACGGGACGCCGCGCCATCCTGCCGACCTCGCGCAGCACGAATGCGTGATCCTCGGCGACCAGCGCGACTGGTCGTTCGTCACGCCGCAGGGCCCGCTCACCGTGCGGGTCGGCGGCCGGCTCGTCGCGAGCAACGGCGAGGCGATCCGCGAAGCGCTCGTCGACGGCTTCGGCATCGCGATCAAGTCGACCTGGGACGTCGGCCCGCTGCTCGCGGACGGCACGCTCGTCACCGTGCTCGACGACTACCCGTTCGCGCAGGACGTCGCGATCTGGGCCGTCTACCCGAGCCGCGCGCACGTGCCGCTGAAGACGCTCGCGTTCATCGCGTTCCTGGCCGAACACTTCGGCGATCCACCCTACTGGGATCGCGCGGACGAACGCTGA
- the serB gene encoding phosphoserine phosphatase SerB, whose product MTHNLVIQSLAPLSDAHHKPLLALSRGTRIVQTDEHALRIENANPAQRLDIDAYCGTHALDFGFVEAGRTLGDFGLAVMDMDSTLITIECIDEIADFCGLKTQVAEITDAAMRGEIRDFNESLTRRVALLAGLDAHALERVYEERLQLSPGAEKMLAGVKAAGLKTLLVSGGFTFFTERLKARLGIDFAHANTLEIVDGKLTGKVLGEIVNADVKARLLRETCASLGIEPTRAIAMGDGSNDMKMMAEAGLSVAFHAKPVVRGAATVAFDHVGLDGLLRLF is encoded by the coding sequence ATGACCCACAACCTCGTCATCCAGAGTCTCGCGCCGCTGTCGGACGCGCATCACAAACCGCTGCTCGCGCTGTCGCGCGGCACCCGCATCGTGCAGACCGACGAACATGCGCTGCGCATCGAAAACGCGAACCCCGCGCAGCGTCTCGACATCGACGCGTACTGCGGCACGCATGCGCTCGACTTCGGCTTCGTCGAAGCCGGCCGCACGCTCGGCGACTTCGGGCTCGCCGTGATGGACATGGATTCGACGCTGATCACGATCGAATGCATCGACGAGATCGCCGATTTCTGCGGGCTGAAGACGCAGGTCGCGGAGATCACCGACGCGGCGATGCGCGGCGAGATCCGCGACTTCAACGAAAGCCTCACGCGCCGCGTCGCGCTGCTCGCGGGGCTCGACGCGCACGCGCTCGAGCGCGTGTACGAGGAACGGCTGCAGTTGTCGCCGGGCGCCGAGAAGATGCTCGCCGGCGTGAAGGCCGCGGGCCTGAAGACGCTGCTCGTATCGGGCGGCTTCACGTTCTTCACCGAGCGCCTGAAGGCACGTCTCGGCATCGACTTCGCGCATGCGAACACGCTCGAGATCGTCGACGGCAAGCTGACCGGCAAGGTGCTCGGCGAAATCGTCAATGCGGACGTGAAGGCGCGCCTGCTGCGCGAGACCTGCGCTTCGCTCGGCATCGAGCCTACCCGCGCGATCGCAATGGGCGACGGGTCGAACGACATGAAGATGATGGCCGAAGCCGGGCTGTCGGTCGCGTTCCACGCGAAGCCCGTCGTGCGCGGTGCGGCCACCGTCGCATTCGACCATGTCGGCCTCGACGGGCTGCTGCGGCTGTTCTGA
- a CDS encoding cystathionine beta-lyase produces the protein MTASTPKRALQTRIVQPDDVIPDGFRSFVPPVARASTVVFPDLATMRALVWHNDNQWRYGLHATPTSLALAQRLAEIEGGTHALLQPSGLAAIMNVYFGIVKAGDDVLIPHNVYGPNADFGNWLAKDFGITVRFYDPLVGAGIAELIQPNTRLIWIEAPGSVTMEVPDVRAITTVAQARGIVTAIDNTYSAGLAFKPFEHGVDISVQALTKYQSGGSDVLMGATITANAELHAQLKLARMRCGIGVSVDDCSLVLRSLPSMQVRFDAHSKSALALAQWLKARPEIAAVLHPQLADCPGHASFVRDFTGAGGLFSVVFDERYSSEQIDRFVEALELFAIGWSWGGACSLAMPYDVASMRADWPHRGTLVRFYVGLEDEADLRADIERAMQATLGR, from the coding sequence ATGACTGCATCCACTCCGAAGCGCGCACTCCAGACCCGCATCGTTCAACCCGACGACGTCATTCCGGACGGCTTCCGTTCGTTCGTGCCGCCGGTTGCGCGTGCATCGACGGTCGTGTTCCCCGATCTCGCGACGATGCGCGCGCTGGTCTGGCACAACGACAACCAGTGGCGCTACGGCCTGCACGCGACCCCGACGTCGCTGGCGCTCGCGCAGCGGCTGGCCGAGATCGAGGGCGGCACGCATGCGCTGCTGCAGCCGTCGGGCCTCGCGGCGATCATGAACGTCTATTTCGGGATCGTGAAGGCGGGCGACGACGTGCTGATCCCGCACAACGTCTACGGGCCGAACGCCGATTTCGGTAACTGGCTCGCGAAGGATTTCGGCATCACCGTACGCTTCTACGATCCGCTCGTCGGCGCTGGAATTGCCGAGCTGATCCAGCCGAACACGCGCTTGATCTGGATCGAGGCGCCGGGTTCGGTGACGATGGAAGTGCCCGACGTGCGCGCGATCACGACGGTCGCGCAGGCGCGCGGCATCGTCACCGCGATCGACAACACGTATTCGGCCGGGCTCGCGTTCAAGCCGTTCGAGCATGGCGTCGACATCTCGGTGCAGGCGCTGACCAAGTATCAATCGGGCGGCAGCGACGTGCTGATGGGCGCGACGATCACCGCGAACGCCGAGCTGCACGCGCAACTGAAGCTCGCGCGGATGCGCTGCGGGATCGGCGTTTCGGTCGACGATTGCTCGCTCGTGCTGCGCAGCCTGCCGAGCATGCAGGTGCGCTTCGATGCACACAGCAAGAGCGCGCTGGCGCTCGCGCAGTGGCTGAAGGCGCGGCCGGAGATCGCGGCCGTGCTCCATCCGCAGTTGGCCGATTGCCCGGGACACGCGTCGTTCGTGCGCGACTTCACCGGCGCGGGCGGGCTGTTCTCTGTGGTATTCGACGAACGCTACAGCAGCGAGCAGATCGATCGTTTCGTCGAGGCGCTCGAGCTGTTCGCGATCGGCTGGAGCTGGGGCGGCGCATGCAGCCTCGCGATGCCTTACGACGTCGCGTCGATGCGTGCAGACTGGCCGCATCGCGGCACGCTGGTGCGCTTCTACGTCGGTCTCGAGGACGAAGCCGACCTGCGCGCGGACATCGAGCGTGCGATGCAGGCTACGCTCGGCCGATAA
- a CDS encoding sugar kinase, giving the protein MTAAFPEILALGEAMIEFNQSQPGRPEFLQGFGGDTSNFCIAAARQGASTGFVSAIGDDPFGRLLTGMWAAEHVDTTYVRIDRAAPTGVYFVTHGADGHQFDYLRAGSAASRYTVADLPLDALAAAKAVHLSGISLAISAAACDAAFAAIDHARSNGAQISFDTNLRLKLWPLPRARAVMREALRQTDICLPSWDDVTALTGANDRDAIVDAMLEHGPQVVALKLGKEGAYVATPNERRVVPGFAVEAVDATGAGDCFGGAFVARIVAGDDPFTAARYANAAAALSTTGYGAVAPIPHRDAVERLMHG; this is encoded by the coding sequence ATGACCGCCGCATTTCCGGAGATCCTCGCGCTCGGCGAGGCGATGATCGAATTCAACCAGTCGCAACCGGGCCGTCCTGAGTTCCTACAGGGCTTCGGCGGCGACACGTCGAACTTCTGCATCGCCGCGGCGCGCCAGGGCGCGTCGACGGGCTTCGTGTCGGCGATCGGTGACGATCCGTTCGGCCGCTTGCTGACCGGCATGTGGGCGGCGGAACACGTCGACACGACCTACGTGCGGATCGACCGCGCGGCGCCGACCGGCGTGTATTTCGTCACGCACGGCGCCGACGGCCATCAGTTCGACTATCTGCGCGCGGGCTCCGCGGCGAGCCGCTACACGGTGGCCGACCTGCCGCTCGACGCGCTGGCCGCGGCGAAGGCCGTGCACCTGTCGGGCATCAGCCTCGCGATCAGCGCGGCCGCGTGCGACGCCGCGTTCGCGGCGATCGACCATGCGCGCAGCAACGGCGCGCAGATCAGCTTCGACACGAACCTGCGCCTGAAGCTGTGGCCGCTGCCGCGCGCCCGCGCGGTGATGCGCGAGGCGCTGCGCCAGACGGACATCTGCCTGCCGAGCTGGGACGACGTCACGGCGCTCACGGGCGCGAACGATCGCGACGCGATCGTCGATGCGATGCTCGAGCACGGGCCGCAGGTTGTCGCGCTGAAGCTCGGCAAGGAAGGCGCGTATGTCGCGACCCCGAACGAACGGCGCGTGGTGCCGGGCTTCGCGGTCGAGGCCGTCGACGCGACGGGCGCGGGCGACTGCTTCGGCGGCGCGTTCGTCGCGCGGATCGTCGCCGGCGACGATCCGTTCACGGCCGCACGTTATGCGAACGCGGCGGCAGCGCTGTCGACGACGGGCTACGGTGCGGTCGCGCCGATTCCGCACCGCGATGCGGTGGAACGTCTGATGCACGGCTGA
- the rimO gene encoding 30S ribosomal protein S12 methylthiotransferase RimO has translation MSQSPKVGFVSLGCPKALVDSEQIITQLRAEGYEISGTYDGADLVVVNTCGFIDEAVQESLDAIGEALTENGKVIVTGCLGAKSSASGSNLIEEVHPKVLAVTGPHAVGEVMQAVHSHLPKPHDPFVDLVPAAGIKLTPRHYAYLKISEGCNHRCTFCIIPSMRGDLVSRPVAEVMLEAENLFKSGVKELLVISQDTSAYGVDVKYRTGFWNGKPIKTRMTDLVAALGELAAQYGAWVRLHYVYPYPSVDEVIPLMADGPFKGHVLPYLDVPFQHAHPEVLKRMKRPANAEKVLERVQKWREICPDLTIRSTFIAGFPGETEEQFETLLDFIREAELDRVGCFAYSPVEGASANELDGALPDDVREERRARFMEVAEEVSAQRIQRKVGKTLKVLIDEVSAEGGIGRTAADAPEIDGVVYVEPATKASKRYKVGDFVSVKITGADGHDLWGEV, from the coding sequence ATGTCTCAGTCCCCCAAAGTAGGCTTCGTATCGCTCGGGTGCCCGAAAGCCCTCGTCGACTCCGAACAAATCATCACGCAGCTGCGCGCCGAAGGTTATGAAATCTCCGGCACGTACGACGGCGCCGACCTCGTCGTCGTCAACACCTGCGGTTTCATCGACGAAGCGGTGCAGGAAAGCCTCGATGCGATCGGCGAAGCACTGACCGAGAACGGCAAGGTGATCGTCACCGGCTGCCTCGGCGCGAAGTCGAGCGCGAGCGGCTCGAACCTCATCGAGGAAGTCCATCCGAAGGTGCTCGCCGTCACCGGCCCGCACGCGGTGGGCGAAGTGATGCAGGCCGTGCATTCGCACCTGCCGAAGCCGCACGACCCGTTCGTCGATCTCGTGCCGGCCGCCGGCATCAAGCTCACGCCGCGCCACTACGCATACCTGAAGATCTCCGAAGGCTGCAACCACCGCTGCACGTTTTGCATCATCCCGTCGATGCGCGGCGACCTCGTGTCGCGCCCGGTCGCCGAAGTGATGCTCGAGGCGGAGAACCTGTTCAAGTCGGGCGTGAAGGAACTGCTCGTGATTTCGCAGGACACGAGCGCGTACGGCGTCGACGTGAAGTACCGCACGGGCTTCTGGAACGGCAAGCCGATCAAGACTCGCATGACGGATCTGGTCGCCGCGCTCGGCGAACTCGCCGCGCAGTACGGCGCATGGGTGCGCCTGCACTACGTGTATCCGTATCCGAGCGTCGACGAAGTCATTCCGCTGATGGCCGACGGCCCGTTCAAGGGCCACGTGCTGCCGTATCTGGACGTGCCGTTCCAGCACGCGCATCCGGAAGTGCTGAAGCGCATGAAGCGCCCGGCCAACGCGGAGAAAGTGCTCGAGCGCGTGCAGAAGTGGCGCGAGATCTGCCCGGACCTGACGATCCGCAGCACCTTCATCGCCGGCTTCCCGGGCGAGACGGAAGAGCAGTTCGAAACGCTGCTCGACTTCATCCGCGAGGCGGAACTCGATCGCGTCGGCTGCTTTGCGTATTCGCCGGTCGAAGGCGCGAGCGCGAACGAACTGGACGGCGCGCTGCCGGACGACGTTCGCGAAGAGCGCCGCGCGCGCTTCATGGAAGTCGCCGAGGAAGTGTCGGCGCAGCGCATCCAGCGCAAGGTCGGCAAGACCCTCAAGGTGCTGATCGACGAAGTCAGCGCGGAAGGCGGCATCGGCCGCACGGCGGCGGATGCGCCGGAGATCGACGGCGTCGTCTATGTCGAGCCGGCGACGAAGGCGTCGAAGCGCTACAAGGTCGGCGATTTCGTGTCGGTGAAGATCACGGGCGCGGACGGCCACGACCTGTGGGGCGAGGTGTAA
- the phaR gene encoding polyhydroxyalkanoate synthesis repressor PhaR, with amino-acid sequence MTTTKKTAERLIKKYPNRRLYDTETSTYITLTDVKQLVLEQEDFKVVDAKSNEDLTRSILLQIILEEESGGVPMFSSSMLSQIIRFYGHAMQGMMGTYLEKNIQAFIDIQNKLTDQSKNLYEGNAMNPEVWSQFMNMQAPMMQGMMTSYIEQSKNMFVQMQEQMQNQAKSMFNTFPFKQPGATEPEKK; translated from the coding sequence ATGACTACTACAAAGAAAACGGCCGAGCGGCTCATCAAGAAGTACCCGAACCGCCGGCTCTACGATACCGAGACGAGCACGTACATCACGCTGACCGACGTCAAGCAACTCGTGCTGGAACAAGAGGACTTCAAGGTCGTCGATGCGAAATCCAACGAAGACCTGACGCGCAGCATCCTGCTGCAGATCATCCTCGAGGAGGAGAGTGGCGGCGTGCCGATGTTCTCGTCGTCGATGCTGTCGCAGATCATCCGTTTCTACGGTCATGCGATGCAGGGCATGATGGGCACGTACCTGGAAAAGAACATCCAGGCGTTCATCGACATCCAGAACAAGCTGACGGATCAGTCGAAGAACCTGTACGAAGGCAACGCGATGAATCCGGAAGTCTGGTCGCAGTTCATGAACATGCAGGCGCCGATGATGCAAGGGATGATGACGAGCTACATCGAGCAGTCGAAGAACATGTTCGTGCAGATGCAGGAGCAGATGCAGAACCAGGCGAAGTCGATGTTCAACACGTTCCCGTTCAAGCAACCGGGCGCGACGGAGCCGGAGAAGAAGTAA
- a CDS encoding 3-ketoacyl-ACP reductase produces MSQRIAYVTGGMGGIGTSICQRLLKDGFKVVAGCGPNSPRRVKWLEDQKALGYDFIASEGNVGDWDSTKAAFDKVKAEVGEIDVLVNNAGITRDVVFRKMTHEDWTAVIDTNLTSLFNVTKQVIDGMVERGWGRIINISSVNGQKGQFGQTNYSTAKAGIHGFTMSLAQEVATKGVTVNTVSPGYIGTDMVKAIRPDVLEKIVATIPVRRLGAPEEIGSIVAWLASNESGFSTGADFSLNGGLHMG; encoded by the coding sequence ATGTCTCAGCGAATTGCGTACGTAACGGGCGGGATGGGCGGCATCGGCACCAGCATCTGCCAGCGTCTGTTGAAAGACGGCTTCAAGGTGGTCGCGGGTTGCGGCCCGAACTCGCCGCGCCGTGTGAAATGGCTCGAGGACCAGAAGGCGCTCGGCTACGATTTCATCGCGTCGGAAGGCAACGTCGGCGACTGGGACTCGACCAAGGCAGCGTTCGACAAGGTCAAGGCCGAAGTCGGCGAGATCGACGTGCTGGTCAACAACGCGGGCATCACGCGCGACGTCGTGTTCCGCAAGATGACGCACGAAGACTGGACGGCCGTGATCGACACCAACCTGACGAGCCTGTTCAACGTGACGAAGCAGGTGATCGACGGCATGGTCGAGCGCGGCTGGGGCCGGATCATCAACATTTCGTCGGTGAATGGCCAGAAGGGGCAATTCGGGCAGACGAACTACTCGACCGCGAAGGCCGGCATCCATGGTTTCACGATGTCGCTCGCGCAGGAAGTCGCAACGAAGGGCGTGACGGTCAACACCGTTTCGCCCGGCTACATCGGCACCGACATGGTGAAGGCGATCCGTCCGGACGTGCTCGAGAAGATCGTCGCGACGATCCCGGTGCGTCGTCTTGGCGCGCCGGAGGAAATCGGTTCGATCGTCGCGTGGCTCGCGTCGAACGAATCCGGTTTCTCGACGGGCGCCGACTTCTCGCTGAACGGCGGCCTGCACATGGGCTGA